The Neosynechococcus sphagnicola sy1 DNA segment CTTTTACGAATTACATAGGATTGCTATATGTGCTTGGTAAATTACAAGAGGTAGTACGATGGCAATTCCAAAAGATCTCGATTTTGAGGCGGCAGTAAAGGATGCTCTTAATGAGGCTTTGAAGGAACGTGGTCATGTAAATATTTTAATTGCTGGACGTACTGGTGTTGGTAAGAGTACGCTTATTAACGCGGTCTTCCAAGGAAATTTTGCAACTACCGGCCAAGGTCGTCCCGTTACTCAAAACACGAGAGAAATCAAGAAAGAAGAAGTTCCACTTTCCATTTTTGATACTCGCGGACTCGAAATGGCAGATTTCACTGAAACATTAAGTGCCCTCAAGTGCCTGGTTAGTGAACGTGCGCGAAGTAGTGACTTAAATCAACATATTCATGTTGCCTGGATTTGTATAGCTGAAGATTCCCGACGTGTTGA contains these protein-coding regions:
- a CDS encoding GTPase, with amino-acid sequence MAIPKDLDFEAAVKDALNEALKERGHVNILIAGRTGVGKSTLINAVFQGNFATTGQGRPVTQNTREIKKEEVPLSIFDTRGLEMADFTETLSALKCLVSERARSSDLNQHIHVAWICIAEDSRRVEPAEEELVKMMADRNIPVIAVIMKARSDQGFRAIVLQILPLVINAVRVRAIEEELDEGIVLPSMGLRDLVDLTLQVVPEG